The proteins below come from a single Aegilops tauschii subsp. strangulata cultivar AL8/78 chromosome 6, Aet v6.0, whole genome shotgun sequence genomic window:
- the LOC109762575 gene encoding uncharacterized protein translates to MAPKKTPKGKSGFFGVRQKPSGNFGVEFSDAGRHWWIGTYPSAHEAARAYDVAVWHAERPREHLNFPEIKSRVEAEMLVPQGIKMKEIPMKKKTTKKPSVVVSAGETDEEAMVRFAREHPEYVQAELEYYWKREAEQKKKEDEAGPSTVIPIESSSEEDWADFSEEEEEGCDNPEKDELWAQFRNSGDEE, encoded by the coding sequence ATGGCGCCGAAGAAGACGCCGAAGGGCAAGTCGGGCTTCTTCGGCGTGAGGCAGAAGCCCTCCGGTAACTTCGGAGTGGAGTTCTCCGACGCCGGGAGGCATTGGTGGATCGGCACGTACCCCTCCGCCCACGAGGCCGCGCGTGCCTACGACGTGGCGGTGTGGCATGCCGAGAGGCCTCGGGAGCACCTCAACTTCCCAGAGATCAAGAGTCGGGTGGAAGCGGAGATGCTTGTGCCGCagggcatcaagatgaaggagATCCCGATGAAGAAGAAGACGACGAAGAAGCCGTCGGTTGTCGTCAGTGCCGGCGAGACCGACGAGGAGGCGATGGTGAGGTTTGCTCGGGAGCATCCGGAGTACGTCCAGGCCGAGCTGGAGTACTACTGGAAGCGTGAGGCAgagcagaagaagaaggaggacGAGGCCGGTCCCTCGACGGTGATCCCCATCGAGTCCTCTTCCGAGGAGGACTGGGCAGACttctcggaggaggaggaggaggggtgcGACAACCCAGAGAAGGACGAGTTATGGGCGCAGTTCCGCAACTCCGGCGATGAGGAGTAG